In the Gossypium raimondii isolate GPD5lz chromosome 9, ASM2569854v1, whole genome shotgun sequence genome, one interval contains:
- the LOC105798002 gene encoding NAC domain-containing protein 102, translating to MFFFTSFSYTQIYIYMYTYIHILCHPKATPMVLIQNYEDLHWSFLHQISKNRVKEDELENPVKEDLHKWDYSIPVSENRVEEDREEDREEDHYELDNPIPVGFQFLPTNEELVTEYLINKIFHNPLPFWDFSEVEEAALYSTHPKSLDFANGEKKWYFYIHKDKSFSNNTIRKVEDNLGSWSLKWYEEIHDTKGRRMGFGDT from the exons ATGTTTTTCTTCACGTCATTTTCATATacacaaatatacatatatatgtatacgtatatacatatactgTGTCACCCTAAAGCTACGCCAATGGTACTGATTCAAAACTACGAGGACCTTCATTGGTCTTTTCTTCATCAAATCTCAAAGAATCGAGTCAAAGAAGATGAACTCGAAAACCCAGTCAAAGAAGATCTTCACAAATGGGATTATTCGATTCCGGTCTCAGAAAATCGAGTCGAAGAAGATCGTGAAGAAGATCGTGAAGAAGATCACTACGAATTGGATAATCCGATTCCAGTTGGGTTTCAGTTTTTACCTACAAATGAAGAACTTGTTACGGAGTATTTGATCAACAAGATTTTCCATAATCCGTTGCCTTTTTGGGATTTTTCAGAGGTTGAAGAAGCTGCTCTTTATAGTACACATCCAAAGAGCTTAG ATTTCGCTAACGGAGAGAAGAAATGGTATTTTTATATTCACAAGGACAAGAGCTTTTCGAATAATACGATTCGAAAAGTTGAAGATAATTTAGGATCCTGGAGTTTAAAATGGTACGAAGAAATACACGACACGAAGGGAA GAAGAATGGGCTTTGGGGATACTTAA